The following are encoded together in the Acidicapsa ligni genome:
- a CDS encoding APC family permease, with the protein MAKTGTAADVYHADGVNRIDKGYGLHKGVLSPLETLAQSVSAMAPSTSPSLTIPLVFALAGNGTWFVYLLATVAMLLVGFCVSRFARLSSSPGSLYAYTADTLSPSLGAVAAWALLIAYVATGASVAGGALYYGNLLMTQFFSSVPPAFVTLAFVCLGTGAIAYRDVKLSAEMMLWIEVISVSLIAIVLILLLSHYGVRFDLDQLRLKGVTISSLGPAVVLAIFSFVGFESATTLGEEARDPLKTIPRVVIQCAILAGIFLILCSYSEVLGFHGETGKLSDSASPLHVLARKAGVSPLGTAIDIGAFVSMFACVLACTTAASRVLLRMSHSGLIPDIFGRTHKKFGTPGAGVVLTSIVMLAVTLGLALRGVAGTDMYGWLGSISVFGFLTAYALVAVALPFAHKALGQHSHLVVIVSWITILVMIGAGVGSVYPVPDGAAVWFPYVYLGYMALGMTLFVVRRKTIHDRHSA; encoded by the coding sequence GTGGCGAAGACAGGCACAGCAGCAGACGTGTATCACGCAGACGGTGTTAACCGTATAGACAAAGGCTATGGGCTACATAAAGGCGTGCTTTCGCCACTTGAAACTTTAGCGCAATCCGTATCTGCCATGGCGCCCTCGACATCTCCTTCCCTGACTATTCCACTCGTATTTGCGCTGGCCGGGAATGGCACATGGTTCGTCTACTTACTGGCGACAGTGGCGATGTTACTGGTCGGATTTTGTGTCAGCAGATTCGCGCGACTCTCGTCCTCCCCTGGATCGCTCTATGCCTACACCGCCGACACACTGAGCCCATCGCTTGGAGCAGTTGCCGCATGGGCGCTCCTGATAGCGTATGTAGCCACTGGCGCCTCAGTAGCAGGCGGCGCTTTATATTACGGTAACCTGCTCATGACGCAATTTTTCTCATCGGTTCCTCCTGCATTTGTAACTCTGGCCTTTGTATGTTTAGGAACAGGAGCAATCGCATATCGCGACGTGAAGTTATCCGCAGAGATGATGCTCTGGATTGAAGTTATCTCCGTAAGCCTAATAGCAATCGTGCTGATTCTGCTGCTTAGCCACTACGGTGTTCGCTTTGACCTGGACCAGTTACGGCTCAAAGGAGTTACCATCTCATCGCTCGGCCCGGCAGTGGTACTCGCAATCTTCAGCTTCGTCGGTTTTGAGAGTGCTACCACCCTGGGCGAAGAAGCGCGCGATCCACTCAAAACCATCCCGCGCGTAGTTATTCAATGCGCAATCCTGGCGGGTATATTTCTCATCCTGTGTTCGTATTCTGAAGTGCTCGGCTTTCACGGCGAGACTGGAAAATTGAGCGACTCAGCAAGCCCCCTGCATGTGCTCGCACGCAAGGCCGGTGTTTCGCCGCTTGGAACAGCAATTGATATCGGCGCGTTTGTCAGCATGTTTGCCTGCGTTCTCGCATGTACCACCGCAGCATCGCGCGTACTGCTGCGCATGTCGCACAGTGGATTGATTCCCGATATCTTTGGCCGCACACATAAGAAGTTCGGAACACCCGGCGCAGGCGTCGTCCTAACATCCATTGTTATGCTTGCAGTCACTTTGGGGTTGGCCTTGCGCGGTGTAGCCGGTACAGACATGTACGGTTGGCTCGGATCTATTTCAGTCTTCGGTTTTCTGACCGCGTACGCATTGGTTGCAGTCGCGCTGCCCTTCGCGCATAAAGCGCTGGGACAACATTCGCATCTCGTCGTTATCGTAAGCTGGATCACGATACTGGTGATGATCGGAGCAGGTGTAGGCAGTGTGTATCCGGTTCCGGATGGAGCGGCTGTCTGGTTTCCCTATGTCTATCTCGGCTACATGGCTC
- a CDS encoding inositol monophosphatase family protein, whose protein sequence is MSSETQTQKNLVGENAQFTWIPKASELALEAGAKLRDFFAQGVKTEYKGDVDLVTVADRTVEAYLREALLLAFPDHGVYGEEGTRDRLDSEFRWYIDPLDGTTNFAHGFPHFCVSMGLEHRPAGIADEHDGPIVAALIYDPMLDELFVAERGKGAFLNGKPMHVSPVPVLGESLVATGFPSRKRHDNPNIHFYHELTLRSHGVRRAGSAALDLAYVACGRLEAFWEFNLNPWDTAAGFLLVEEAGGMVTGFDGAYRRLDSNEVLASNQRIHQELLGFFADLFAGRNLAPLPSPMDYAARRAALAASEATAG, encoded by the coding sequence ATGAGCAGCGAGACGCAGACACAGAAAAATCTGGTGGGCGAAAACGCACAATTTACCTGGATTCCCAAGGCGTCTGAACTTGCTTTAGAGGCCGGGGCGAAGCTGCGGGATTTCTTTGCCCAGGGAGTCAAAACAGAATATAAAGGCGACGTGGATCTGGTCACCGTCGCTGACCGCACGGTGGAAGCGTACCTGCGCGAGGCACTGCTGCTGGCTTTTCCTGATCACGGAGTCTATGGCGAAGAGGGAACGCGCGACCGGCTTGATTCGGAGTTTCGCTGGTACATTGATCCGCTCGACGGAACGACCAATTTTGCGCATGGTTTTCCGCACTTCTGCGTGTCGATGGGCCTTGAACACCGGCCGGCCGGCATTGCCGACGAGCATGATGGACCGATCGTTGCAGCGTTGATTTACGACCCCATGCTCGATGAACTTTTTGTCGCTGAGCGGGGCAAGGGCGCGTTTCTGAACGGTAAACCCATGCACGTTTCGCCTGTGCCGGTGCTGGGCGAGTCGCTGGTTGCAACTGGATTTCCAAGCCGCAAACGGCACGATAATCCGAACATTCACTTCTACCATGAGCTCACGCTTCGTTCGCATGGAGTGCGTCGCGCGGGCTCTGCTGCATTGGATCTCGCCTATGTCGCCTGCGGACGGCTGGAAGCTTTCTGGGAGTTCAATCTGAACCCCTGGGATACTGCTGCCGGTTTTCTGCTGGTGGAGGAAGCTGGTGGAATGGTCACCGGTTTCGATGGGGCTTATCGCCGCCTCGACAGCAACGAAGTACTGGCGTCGAATCAGCGAATTCACCAGGAATTGCTTGGCTTTTTCGCGGATCTCTTCGCTGGACGAAACCTCGCTCCGCTGCCGTCGCCAATGGACTATGCAGCCCGCCGCGCGGCGCTTGCTGCATCGGAGGCGACCGCAGGTTAA
- a CDS encoding 4Fe-4S dicluster domain-containing protein: MAYVIAEPCIGTKDTACVDACPVDCIHPKKDEGDHGPADQLFIDPVECIDCGACVPACPVSAIFAQDDLPEKWAHFTEKNAEHFGR, encoded by the coding sequence ATGGCATACGTCATTGCAGAACCCTGTATCGGCACCAAGGACACCGCCTGTGTAGACGCGTGTCCCGTCGATTGTATCCACCCCAAAAAGGACGAAGGCGATCACGGTCCAGCCGATCAGCTCTTCATCGATCCAGTCGAGTGCATTGATTGCGGCGCCTGCGTACCGGCCTGCCCGGTATCGGCTATTTTCGCCCAGGACGACCTGCCGGAGAAGTGGGCTCACTTCACCGAGAAGAATGCCGAGCATTTCGGTCGGTAA
- the recO gene encoding DNA repair protein RecO, whose amino-acid sequence MTLLASDAVVLRTWPVNESDLIVSFFTRDYGKVKGVAKAALKSRKRFGGALEPMTQARAFFAERPRQELVRLDQLELQRSPLSMPVDYTRAAVLSFYAEVLEEALPEHDPQETVFRLLLAVLEQTSVEQPWMPLTYFSLWMTRLMGWLPDLTACTLCGERFVAGEASFHPGADGLFCPLHRQGSGGLLVADSWLLAQRILRTPITAFGEEPWPRRRAQDLRRFTLQSLERHLERRLRSAEAISRI is encoded by the coding sequence ATGACCTTGCTCGCCTCAGATGCCGTGGTGCTGCGTACCTGGCCGGTGAATGAATCGGATCTGATCGTCAGTTTTTTTACCCGTGACTACGGCAAGGTCAAAGGTGTTGCCAAGGCTGCCCTCAAGAGCCGCAAACGCTTTGGCGGCGCGTTGGAACCGATGACCCAGGCGCGCGCTTTTTTTGCTGAACGGCCTCGCCAGGAGCTTGTCCGCCTGGACCAGCTTGAGTTGCAGCGGTCGCCGCTCTCCATGCCGGTCGATTACACGAGGGCGGCCGTGCTCAGTTTTTATGCCGAGGTGCTGGAAGAGGCTCTGCCCGAGCACGATCCGCAGGAGACGGTCTTTCGCTTGCTGCTGGCGGTGCTTGAGCAGACATCCGTCGAGCAGCCGTGGATGCCGTTGACCTATTTTTCCCTCTGGATGACGCGCCTTATGGGCTGGCTGCCCGATCTTACCGCCTGCACGCTTTGCGGGGAGCGTTTCGTGGCGGGCGAGGCCAGCTTTCATCCGGGGGCGGATGGCTTGTTCTGCCCGTTGCACAGGCAGGGCAGCGGAGGGTTGCTTGTCGCGGATTCGTGGCTGCTGGCGCAGCGTATTCTGCGCACGCCGATCACCGCATTTGGAGAAGAACCGTGGCCGCGACGGAGAGCCCAGGACCTGCGCCGTTTCACGCTGCAGTCGCTCGAACGCCATCTCGAACGGCGGCTCCGGTCGGCAGAGGCAATCAGTCGAATCTAG
- a CDS encoding VWA domain-containing protein — translation MRRVTHRFLCASLFVDIGASLVLWAGVPLLAQTPAPVDNAQTAADAPMTVLHMNVKLVNVFTNVTDGTGAIVGGLTKDDFSLKEDGRAQRIAVFERQSELPLNLVLAIDTSGSVRKDLPLEQDAARRFVHVLLRGQDQISLLEFSTEVRQVVAFTNQANRIDRGLSSLRGGPATALYDAIYLASQSLAPRQGRKVLVLVTDGGDTANTVTYAQALEQALRGEVMVYSIIDVPIEASAGRDTGGEHALITLAEQTGGRYFYASDGGLDKAFNQVSDDLRTQYLLAYYPTHQQPGMNFHHIQVTVPRATAESFNIRYRTGYYSDPGAQ, via the coding sequence ATGAGGCGCGTGACGCATCGTTTTCTATGTGCCAGCTTATTTGTGGATATCGGGGCGAGCCTGGTCCTATGGGCAGGCGTGCCGTTGCTGGCGCAGACGCCTGCGCCGGTAGATAATGCGCAGACTGCTGCGGATGCTCCGATGACGGTTCTGCACATGAACGTCAAGCTGGTGAATGTTTTTACCAATGTTACGGATGGGACCGGGGCGATTGTCGGGGGGCTGACCAAGGATGATTTTTCACTGAAGGAAGATGGTCGTGCGCAGCGGATCGCTGTTTTTGAGCGCCAGTCGGAGCTGCCGCTTAATCTGGTGCTGGCCATCGACACCAGTGGCAGTGTGCGCAAGGATCTGCCATTGGAGCAGGATGCCGCGCGACGGTTTGTCCATGTGCTGCTGCGTGGGCAGGATCAGATCAGCCTGCTGGAGTTTTCTACAGAGGTGCGCCAGGTTGTTGCCTTTACTAACCAGGCGAATCGCATCGATCGTGGCCTTTCAAGCCTGCGCGGAGGTCCGGCTACCGCTTTGTATGACGCGATTTATCTGGCTTCGCAGAGTCTCGCTCCCAGGCAGGGACGCAAAGTGCTTGTACTGGTGACCGATGGCGGCGATACGGCCAATACTGTCACCTATGCGCAGGCGCTTGAGCAGGCTTTGCGCGGCGAAGTGATGGTTTACAGCATTATCGATGTGCCCATTGAGGCGAGCGCCGGACGCGATACAGGCGGCGAACATGCCCTGATTACGCTTGCGGAGCAGACGGGCGGCAGGTATTTTTACGCCAGCGACGGGGGATTGGATAAGGCTTTCAACCAGGTTTCAGATGATCTGCGAACGCAGTATCTGCTGGCGTACTATCCGACGCACCAGCAGCCGGGCATGAACTTTCACCATATACAGGTCACGGTTCCGCGCGCTACTGCTGAATCGTTCAATATTCGCTATCGCACGGGCTATTATTCTGATCCGGGTGCTCAGTAG
- the uraD gene encoding 2-oxo-4-hydroxy-4-carboxy-5-ureidoimidazoline decarboxylase, with translation MIAILAAWNRKSAQEATGDLLSCCAANRWAAQLVALRPFADEEALYSAADQVWAEMEETDWMEAFLAHPRIGHRKTPHASAQSSHWSQQEQSSVNTAQSGVLEELAAGNQRYEERFGFTYIVCASSKSADEMLAILNRRLPGARQAELREAAEQQRQITQIRLRKWLQP, from the coding sequence ATGATCGCAATTCTTGCAGCCTGGAACCGCAAATCCGCACAAGAAGCGACCGGCGATCTACTGAGTTGCTGCGCGGCAAACCGGTGGGCCGCGCAACTCGTCGCACTCCGCCCTTTTGCCGACGAAGAAGCCCTGTATTCCGCAGCCGACCAGGTATGGGCCGAGATGGAGGAAACGGATTGGATGGAAGCATTCCTCGCCCATCCACGCATCGGCCATCGAAAAACGCCTCACGCTTCAGCCCAGTCGAGTCATTGGTCGCAACAGGAGCAATCCTCTGTGAATACAGCGCAATCAGGCGTGCTTGAAGAGCTTGCCGCCGGAAACCAGCGCTACGAAGAGCGTTTTGGCTTCACATACATCGTATGCGCCTCGAGCAAAAGCGCCGACGAGATGCTCGCAATTCTGAACCGGCGTCTCCCCGGCGCTCGCCAGGCAGAGCTGCGCGAAGCGGCGGAACAGCAGCGGCAGATTACGCAAATCCGCCTGAGAAAGTGGTTACAACCATGA
- a CDS encoding RNA chaperone Hfq, whose product MNPSPSHLRRSRTPPPGDTGQEALYLRSLSDRQVSVSVQLRDGETIQGWIEYFDDGMIRITRDGHPNLFIYKHQVRTITEVTRRPARKDAASKGKA is encoded by the coding sequence ATGAATCCTTCACCCTCCCATTTGCGCCGTTCGAGAACGCCCCCGCCGGGCGATACCGGACAAGAGGCGCTTTATCTCCGTTCCTTGAGCGATCGCCAGGTGAGCGTCAGCGTGCAACTACGCGATGGCGAAACCATCCAGGGCTGGATTGAATATTTCGATGATGGCATGATTCGAATCACGCGCGACGGGCACCCTAATCTCTTTATCTATAAACATCAGGTACGAACAATCACAGAAGTCACACGCAGGCCAGCCCGTAAGGATGCTGCCTCGAAGGGCAAAGCATGA
- a CDS encoding molybdenum cofactor biosynthesis protein: MRVQILPFGVLKDLLGPASRELTPGASVADLLAILGVELRSQPRAAQLLSRIAVSVNAEYANAGQILNEGDVVGLLPPVSGGAESGAAHAPAVITYLTHEVIRTQELTTAAAQGSDGAVVTFDGIVRDNTRGRQVLSLNYEAYEEMASRQMAELAAQAIERFGVRHVTLVHRLGHLEIGESSVLIVAAAAHRGAAFDACRWLIDTLKKTVPIWKKETFVDGVVWADGEPFPDELMARTGDAAEAAQ, translated from the coding sequence ATGCGCGTTCAAATTCTCCCCTTCGGCGTTTTGAAAGACCTGCTTGGCCCCGCTTCCCGTGAGTTGACTCCAGGGGCGTCGGTAGCGGACCTGCTCGCTATTCTCGGGGTGGAGTTGCGTTCGCAGCCCCGTGCCGCCCAATTGCTTAGCCGAATTGCGGTGAGCGTGAATGCGGAGTATGCCAATGCCGGGCAGATTTTGAACGAAGGCGACGTGGTGGGCCTGCTGCCGCCGGTCTCGGGCGGGGCTGAAAGCGGTGCTGCACATGCTCCTGCGGTGATCACTTATCTCACCCACGAGGTTATCCGGACGCAGGAACTCACGACCGCGGCCGCGCAGGGAAGCGATGGCGCTGTGGTGACTTTCGACGGAATCGTGCGGGATAATACGCGTGGCCGCCAGGTGCTTTCACTGAATTACGAGGCTTATGAGGAGATGGCTTCGAGGCAGATGGCCGAGCTTGCCGCGCAGGCGATCGAGCGTTTTGGAGTGCGGCACGTCACGCTTGTGCATCGTCTCGGGCATCTGGAGATCGGCGAGAGCAGCGTACTGATTGTGGCTGCCGCGGCACATCGCGGGGCTGCCTTCGATGCCTGCCGATGGCTGATTGACACGCTCAAGAAGACGGTGCCGATCTGGAAAAAAGAGACGTTTGTCGATGGGGTTGTGTGGGCGGATGGCGAGCCGTTTCCCGATGAGCTTATGGCTCGAACCGGCGATGCGGCGGAGGCGGCGCAATGA
- the uraH gene encoding hydroxyisourate hydrolase — protein sequence MSAITTHILDAVLGKPGAGIPLRLEKQTPTGWIAAREGATDSDGRCRDLCPDASDGVYRLTFLIGEYFETQGRRSIYPEISITFLIDGQPHYHLPLLLSDNSYTTYRGS from the coding sequence ATGAGCGCCATCACAACGCACATACTCGATGCCGTTCTAGGCAAACCCGGCGCAGGCATTCCTTTGCGTCTTGAAAAGCAAACACCCACGGGTTGGATTGCAGCCCGCGAAGGCGCAACAGACTCCGATGGCCGCTGCCGCGATCTGTGCCCCGATGCCAGCGACGGCGTATATCGCCTGACTTTTCTGATAGGCGAATACTTCGAAACTCAGGGCCGTCGCAGTATCTACCCGGAGATATCCATCACCTTCCTTATCGACGGGCAGCCTCACTATCATTTGCCGCTCCTGTTGAGCGATAACAGCTATACAACCTATCGAGGCAGTTAG
- the pucL gene encoding factor-independent urate hydroxylase, with translation MAHLGENRYGKSRVRVMKVVRHETHHAMKEWSVQVLLHGDFESAFTDGDNSRILPTDTMKNTVYWLARESQAATLEEFAIELVHYLLLNNSQVTKASVEIEEKSWKQALINGLPHATTYTMTGPELQTAKIEQLRGEKPKVTSGVDGLMILKTTKSAFTGYIKDKLTTLPESTDRILGTRATIAWEYDAPPASYELSRSRALETLIQTFAEHDSLSVQHTLYDMGKDLIEAIPEIARVTLTMPNLHCLLVDLSRFGQNNPNQVFVPIDEPHGYIEAVIER, from the coding sequence ATGGCTCATCTAGGCGAGAATCGCTACGGAAAATCACGTGTCCGCGTCATGAAGGTTGTACGTCATGAGACTCATCACGCGATGAAGGAGTGGAGCGTGCAAGTGCTGCTGCATGGAGACTTCGAAAGCGCCTTCACCGATGGAGACAACAGCAGGATTCTCCCGACAGACACCATGAAGAATACCGTCTACTGGCTGGCGCGCGAGTCACAAGCCGCAACATTGGAGGAGTTCGCCATCGAGCTCGTCCACTATCTCCTGCTCAACAATTCTCAGGTAACGAAAGCCTCTGTAGAGATCGAAGAAAAGAGCTGGAAGCAGGCCTTGATCAATGGTCTGCCTCATGCCACAACGTATACGATGACGGGCCCGGAATTGCAAACAGCGAAGATCGAGCAGCTACGCGGCGAAAAACCAAAAGTGACTTCCGGCGTAGATGGCCTCATGATTCTCAAGACAACCAAATCCGCATTTACCGGATACATCAAAGACAAACTGACAACACTGCCCGAAAGTACAGATCGTATCCTGGGAACACGAGCCACCATCGCTTGGGAGTACGACGCTCCGCCCGCCAGTTATGAACTAAGTCGATCACGCGCATTGGAAACGCTCATCCAGACCTTTGCCGAGCACGACAGTCTTAGCGTGCAGCACACTCTCTACGACATGGGTAAAGACTTGATTGAGGCTATTCCCGAGATAGCGCGCGTTACCCTGACCATGCCGAACCTGCACTGTCTTCTGGTAGATCTAAGTCGCTTCGGTCAGAACAATCCAAACCAGGTCTTTGTGCCCATCGACGAACCGCATGGCTATATCGAAGCAGTAATTGAGCGCTGA
- the glyS gene encoding glycine--tRNA ligase subunit beta, producing the protein MADFLFEIGLEEVPARMIAAAEAELSRRVEQLLVRERLLAETYSVQSFSTPRRLAVLVSGVLAGQADIEEQLTGPSWKVAFNNDAPTPAAIAFAKKAGVEISALEKVTTPKGEYVGATVRRAGRQTAELLAASLPAELTSIYWPKNMYWRLNKPERFVRPVRWLVALLDDAIVPVEFGGIAAGNSSRGHRVLHGDAPVLIARPADYLETLHAVYVNADVAARRHTIRKALDHVTRTVPGARWREDEALIESVVHLTEWPTVLLGSFEPEYLSLPEEVLVTVMRDHQKYFAVEDADGMLAPHFLTVLNTQVDEQGRATIRHGNERVLRSRFKDAQFFWEADQKTLLTERVEMLKAVTFQKELGSYFWKTEGNLRIAEQLAANVQAKGKVLDKVALLQAALLAKTDLTAELVKEFTELQGIVGGLYAKAQGLGDAVAAAIYAQYTPASIEDDIPETIEGQLLGIADRIHTISAMFGIGNAPTGSRDPFALRRNANAIIKILAESELPLTLAEVVSISGAESDAVPSFLAERLSFYLKDVRGFAYDVVSAVLAVGADDVRDAIARAEALTAVRGSEDFVAISAAFKRIKNILRQAAEKDEPLALNTAFSAALIEAEERDLYAASSKLAAIVSELREEGNYAAALAAIAMLRPAVDAFFDKVMVMSPEPDVRAARLALIQSVLDGFSGIADFSEIVTA; encoded by the coding sequence ATGGCAGACTTTTTGTTTGAGATTGGGCTGGAAGAGGTTCCAGCCCGCATGATTGCCGCCGCTGAGGCTGAGTTGAGCCGCCGCGTCGAGCAGCTTCTTGTCCGTGAGCGGCTGCTTGCTGAGACGTATTCGGTGCAGAGCTTTTCTACGCCGCGCCGCCTGGCTGTGCTTGTCTCCGGCGTGCTGGCAGGGCAGGCAGATATCGAAGAGCAGCTCACCGGCCCATCGTGGAAGGTTGCGTTCAATAACGATGCGCCTACTCCGGCTGCGATTGCTTTTGCCAAAAAAGCAGGCGTCGAGATTTCAGCGCTCGAAAAAGTTACAACACCCAAGGGCGAGTATGTTGGCGCGACCGTAAGGCGCGCTGGCCGTCAGACTGCGGAGCTGCTGGCTGCTTCGCTTCCTGCAGAACTTACCAGCATTTACTGGCCCAAGAACATGTACTGGAGGCTCAACAAGCCAGAGCGTTTTGTGCGCCCGGTGCGGTGGCTGGTTGCACTGCTCGACGATGCGATTGTGCCCGTTGAATTTGGCGGAATCGCCGCAGGCAACAGCAGCCGCGGTCATCGCGTGCTGCATGGCGACGCTCCGGTGTTGATCGCCAGGCCAGCCGATTATCTTGAGACGCTGCACGCCGTCTATGTGAACGCAGATGTGGCAGCGCGGCGGCACACGATTCGCAAAGCGCTCGATCATGTCACACGAACGGTTCCCGGTGCGCGTTGGCGTGAGGATGAGGCGTTGATCGAGAGCGTCGTTCATCTCACGGAATGGCCTACGGTTTTGCTGGGCAGTTTTGAGCCTGAGTATCTCTCGCTGCCGGAGGAAGTTCTGGTTACGGTGATGCGTGACCATCAAAAGTATTTCGCTGTCGAAGATGCGGACGGCATGCTGGCTCCTCACTTCCTCACGGTGCTGAATACGCAGGTGGATGAGCAGGGTCGTGCGACGATTCGCCATGGCAATGAGCGCGTGCTGCGTTCGCGCTTTAAAGACGCGCAGTTCTTCTGGGAGGCCGATCAGAAGACGTTGCTCACGGAGCGCGTGGAGATGTTGAAGGCCGTTACTTTTCAGAAAGAATTAGGAAGCTATTTCTGGAAGACGGAAGGCAATCTCCGCATCGCCGAACAGCTTGCGGCCAATGTGCAGGCCAAGGGCAAGGTGCTGGATAAGGTTGCCCTGTTGCAGGCTGCCTTGCTGGCAAAGACCGATCTCACTGCTGAGCTGGTCAAGGAATTCACTGAGCTGCAGGGCATCGTCGGCGGTCTTTATGCGAAGGCGCAAGGGCTGGGGGATGCTGTCGCAGCCGCTATTTACGCACAGTACACGCCTGCTTCGATTGAAGACGATATTCCGGAGACCATCGAAGGGCAGTTGCTCGGCATCGCGGATCGTATTCACACGATCTCCGCCATGTTTGGTATTGGCAACGCGCCTACCGGGTCGAGAGATCCTTTTGCGCTGCGCCGCAATGCCAACGCCATCATCAAGATTCTTGCCGAGTCGGAGCTGCCGCTCACGCTGGCTGAAGTCGTCTCCATCTCGGGAGCGGAATCGGATGCGGTTCCCAGCTTTCTCGCCGAGCGGCTTAGCTTCTATCTCAAGGATGTTCGCGGCTTTGCGTATGACGTGGTGAGCGCGGTTCTGGCTGTTGGGGCAGACGATGTTCGCGATGCCATTGCGCGCGCGGAGGCATTAACTGCCGTGCGTGGTTCCGAAGATTTTGTCGCTATCTCCGCAGCCTTCAAACGCATCAAAAACATTCTGCGCCAGGCTGCCGAAAAGGACGAGCCACTGGCTCTGAATACTGCGTTTAGTGCTGCCTTGATCGAGGCCGAGGAGCGCGATTTGTATGCGGCCTCATCAAAACTTGCGGCCATCGTTTCAGAGCTTCGCGAAGAGGGAAACTATGCGGCGGCGCTTGCGGCAATCGCCATGCTGCGGCCTGCTGTGGATGCCTTCTTCGACAAGGTGATGGTTATGTCTCCTGAGCCGGATGTGCGCGCTGCACGGCTTGCGCTGATTCAATCTGTTCTGGATGGTTTTTCAGGCATTGCCGATTTCAGCGAGATCGTCACGGCCTGA
- a CDS encoding glycine--tRNA ligase subunit alpha, translating to MSSVQSIESTPAALAQTPLTFQELLFRLQSFWAARGCVLQQPYDVEVGAGTMSPETFLRVLGPKPYRVGYAQPSRRPADGRYGENPNRLFKHTQFQLILKPPPANVQELYLESLAAIGIDLSRHDLKFEEDNWEWPAGGAWGVGWQVMLDGLEITQFTYFQQCGGLDLDPITAELTYGLERIAAFLQDVDSIYDIVWARDPETGTAVTYGEVRLAEELQFSVYNFEFAEVDKLWTHFNLYEAEAKSLLEQANALLQQEDADADTKRRFPLLATYELALKCSHLFNLLDARGAISVTERVGVIARIRTLAVGVAKAYAAQQASLN from the coding sequence TTGTCTTCTGTCCAAAGTATTGAAAGCACTCCTGCAGCCCTTGCGCAGACCCCACTGACGTTTCAGGAACTGCTGTTTCGTTTGCAGTCCTTCTGGGCCGCGCGTGGTTGCGTGCTCCAGCAGCCGTATGACGTTGAGGTAGGCGCGGGCACCATGTCGCCGGAAACATTTCTGCGCGTGCTCGGCCCCAAGCCGTACCGGGTGGGCTATGCGCAGCCTTCGCGCCGTCCTGCGGATGGTCGCTATGGAGAAAATCCCAATCGGCTGTTCAAGCACACGCAATTTCAGTTGATTTTGAAACCGCCACCGGCCAATGTGCAGGAGCTTTACCTGGAGTCGCTGGCGGCTATCGGAATCGATCTGAGCCGCCACGATCTCAAGTTTGAAGAAGACAACTGGGAGTGGCCGGCAGGTGGTGCATGGGGCGTTGGCTGGCAGGTGATGCTGGACGGGCTGGAGATTACGCAGTTCACCTACTTCCAGCAGTGCGGTGGGTTGGATCTCGATCCGATCACGGCTGAACTGACCTATGGCCTGGAGCGCATCGCCGCCTTTTTGCAGGATGTGGACTCGATCTACGACATCGTATGGGCGCGCGATCCGGAGACTGGCACGGCCGTTACGTATGGTGAAGTTCGCCTGGCGGAGGAGCTGCAGTTCTCTGTCTACAACTTTGAGTTCGCCGAAGTAGACAAGCTCTGGACGCACTTTAACCTCTACGAAGCCGAAGCGAAATCGCTGCTGGAGCAGGCCAACGCACTGCTGCAACAGGAAGACGCGGATGCCGATACGAAGCGTCGTTTCCCGCTGCTGGCGACTTACGAGCTGGCGCTGAAGTGTTCGCATCTCTTCAATCTGCTGGATGCTCGTGGCGCGATCTCAGTGACCGAGCGTGTCGGCGTGATTGCGCGCATTCGCACGTTGGCAGTCGGAGTGGCCAAGGCATACGCAGCGCAGCAGGCAAGCCTCAATTAA